ttgatctttatttaggtagtgaatagaattttctatcaaaaattcaacaaattccgattcttttacaccgttaaactagcaagtatcccataccggccattaaaaattgtcaaatttgtgagctcttgatcgtaaggtaaatgatgtcgaaaaattataaaatttgatttctagaagttttaaatgatgtaaataacgtttaacggtatggatcgtcgattcggaagttctatcatcgaaaacgatttatgagtacgagagcaatcgtactcataatatatatatatatatatatatatatatatatagagagagagagagagagagagagagagagagagagagagagagagagagagagagaggagcgccGCTGTgctctccgtgctcctgagccgttttcgatgatagaattttcgaatcaacgatcggctccgttagacttgatctaccgcatttgaagtttttagaaaataatttttgcaattttttgatatcatttacctagcaatcaaaaggattcaaaatcaataatttttaacggctgaaaataaaaattttataaaacgtGGTAATATAgcgctaaaatttttaatcagaaatattgatcttattgtagatagtataaagaattttgtatcaaaatttcatctgatttgaatacttctacaccgttaaacttgaaaacgacaaATATCAATCagtaaaaattattgattttgaaccctttcgatcactacgtaaatgatatcaaaaaatcgcaaaatttattttctagaaacttcaaatatgctaaatcaattctaacggagccgatcgtcgattcgaaaatttcatcatcgaaaacggcttaggagcacggaggcctccgtgcttctgagagcacagcagtcctactctctctctctctctctctctctctctctctctctctctctctctctctctctctatatatatatatatatatatatatatatgcaagatgTTGTGATATGGTGGACCACTGCTTATTAAGTCCCCTAATAACTAGGATTTTCAACGCCCCACCGAGTAGGAGCGAAACTCTCTAGCGTGAAGGTCATTGTcgaattaatatttttcaatatattttttaaatttaattttatgaaattaatttttaaattcaggAAACAGTAGTAGTTTATTTGATATGAACACATTGtaagaaaaggaatatatatgtgttattatgcttttatttcttataaagaatcttttttttcatgaaaaatatcGAATTCTTTTCTTACGCCTTTATGCCTTTGTAcgtagtatattattttttttctaaaaaaagacGAAAGGAGAGGCGTAGAAAAGTCTTTGGAATATTCTTCGGCAAATACAAATCTATCTATCTTTGTTCTTTAACTACATTAAAAGAGGGTTTGGGGACCTAAGGATGGCACGTGcccccaccctctctctctttctatatatatatatatatatatagagttaggctggtatgctatcggtagcacgaaggtCTCTgtgctatcaaattatttttaatgatgtggctctcaaatcgacgatcggttccgttagacttgatctatattatcaaaagtatttggaaaataaatttcatattttttcgatatcatttggctagtgatcaaaaggtctcaaaattaacaattttaacggtagatgtgatgcatttgtgaatttaacggtataaaacaattcaaatctgatgaaatttttatagaaaattcttttcactatttagagtaagatcagtacctctgatcttaaattcaagtcttttattattattttctatgagatttttattttcagtcgtttatttttagactactcgtttgatgagtaaatgatgccgaaaaataatgaaatttaattttcaaatactttaaatattttagatcaagtctaacggagccgattgtcggtttggaagccgcatcattgaaaacaacttggtagcacaaaggtctccgtactaccgatagtataccagcctagctctatatataattgagctcctatacttttaaaagtcccaagttgttggtgcttgtagatttttgaccATTAGATTAagggatgtacggttaggatgatatagcccccctagggttgagtgggtgattggttcaatagtataatctaacggtgaaaatgataaaatgtgtagatttaacggtaaaaaatttataacatattttttaagaattctctctctcactctttctctctctctctctctctcctccgtgCGTAAAATTATATTTCGTATATAGTAGTGAATCTAGTAGTGAATCGATTATAAcgtattttttatgatattagcTAAAAATAAAGAAGCATATTTCTATGTAATTTCGTCTCCCGTCCGTTTTACCTATTACTGTTAGATAAAGCTTTACTGCCAGACAATACATATCTCATATTTGGccccataaatttttttaaagtatttttaaatatgattatatataattagatatgTTGATAGAGGggcatttcaatttttattatggTTGATTATGTAGACAATAATAACTAGATGGATCTAAATCAccaatccaaaatatttaagtctagttattattaatttctatGGTGGAGGCGTCTTATGATCAGATTAAGAATGATATTTAACTCTAATATCAATTATAACAATCCGGcctgctaacaataataactcgatGGGCTCAAATCACcagtccaaaatacttaaattcagttattattactatgaTGGATGTCTCACATATTCCAATTAGAATCAATTTTCTATCATATGTGGGACAATTGGGatgttattattgctagtagaCTGGatcgttacaattggtatcataGCGAAATACCGACAGAAAGTGTGAAAAttaagtgctatgcggggcaAAATGCTATACTACGGGTTTGTAgaagccacctcttgaaccggCAGAGTCACTTATAGAATCTTACATCATCGGTATTTTTGGTCTATATATTTGTGATCCGATTTGGATCTGACGAGAACGTAAGTATCTAAACGGGGAGAGTCTAACACCACAATAGTCTCATATaggatggaaaaaaaattcttatttccAATATATAAGGCCTTAcgtcctaataataataattgggcttaaatattttggatctATTATTTGGATCTAAtctaacgaattattattgttatcagGTTGGATCCGAGTTATAATTGTTAGTAGGTTGGATCGTTGtactaacaaaaataaaaaatataataatgccAAGCAAGGCCTTAAGGTTAAATTATTTACTTTCGAATATCCATCAGCTTTCTCATAAGGGCAACTTTGTGTTCAATAGTTAAATACTAGTGAAATATCCGCGCGATACTATAGATATAAAaagatttttataataaattttattttttttaatatttttatatagttttataaatttaattattaattaaataaaaattatataaaaataatttaatagttaaatctatttaaataaaagtcattaaaattaatatatgcgcaaagtaaatttatacaataatttattttataaaaatttatatgaaaaaagatttgagataaatctatcaaaataatttaaaaaaatcaataaatagaagaaaattaaaattgtagaagatattgtttaataaaattaattatatatacacacatacactatatttctaaaattttacttctgaaatttaaattctgtattttttttttatacaatgaaATTTTAGGGCGTAATTTAAATTCATCTATCAATAGATTTTATTACGCAATTTTATTATGatgtatattaataaattaaataattatattataatataattaatattatatatgataatgtaaaaaaaatttaattaatgtaattaatttcatagagtttagtagaattttaaaattttagactttCGAAAGcttaaaattgaataaatttatatagttaaaatttaatcatttaaatttaatataaaataaaatttaaaatttaaatttgaagtatctaaaatttaaattttgatatcaaaaattaaaagctttatatactaattataatatatatatatataatatatatatatactaatatatatatatatagtacgagAGTGAGGGCtcactatgctatcggaaggcAAGGCGGAGGGCGCCCAGGCTGGGGAGAATTTTTGGAGTCCTCGTGCTCTTCAGCAATCGGCGTTCGATAGTTGCGACTTCGAATCGAGTCGATGGCGGCCACTCCGTTAAATCTTGATCTAAGAGTATTGTGAAGTAGctagcaaaaaaattttatgatttgcaTACATCAATTTGCCCTAGTGAACGAAGAGAGCTCAATACATCAAAagggctgaaaataaaaatgcttacaaaaatgtaataaactgacattaaaatttaaatcaaatctcaaGATATTGATCTGTTTATATAGTAtagaagaattttctatcaaaatttcaccgtgatttgatattttaactATCACGTAAAGCTTGCAAACGCACGTCTACGGTTctcattgaaatttgttgattttgagctgcCATTCGATCAATTAGGCAAAtagatatgaaaaataatatagattattttcTAGGTGACTCCAAATagctctagatcaagtttaacggagccgatgacgacgattcgaaagtcaggTGCACaatcgaaaacaagctggaagcaaGCGGAAGGTTCCAGTGCTTGCCGATAGCATAGGACCTCACTGCTACTCCTACTCAATCTGCATCTCTCTGCGCCATCATCCATCcttcctctatatatatatatatatatatatatatatatatagagtaggactgctgtgctctgaGGAGCACgggggcctccgtgctcctaagccgttttcgatgatggaattttcgaatcaacgatcggctccgttagacttgatctagcgtatttgaagtttctagaaaataatttttgcgatttttcaatatcatttacctagcaatcgaaaggattcaaaatcaataatttttaacggctgaaaataaaaatcctataaaaagtggtcatatagcactaaaattttcgatcagaaatattgatcttgttgtagatagtataaagaattttatatcaaaatttcatctgatttgaatacttctataccgttaaacttgaaaaatgCCTTGTCCAGGTGCTCCCGGTGCAGATATAAAGTGGTCATATattctcgttttcgatcttagggtgttcaaatcaacgatccacaccgttaaaactgatctagggtatttaaaatttttagaaataaaattttatattttttcgacatagtttactttgtggtcaaatcattttaaaattgtcaattttcaatgactactatagtgagtttggagtttaacggtgtagaagaatctaaatttcttcgaattttgattgaaaatattttaaactatctagattaaggttaacattcttgatcttgaatttgaaagtcctatgctcaaattttaaagaatattcaattttcaccgtccattttaacataatttatttactaagtaaacgatgtcgaaaaaaactaaaattttattcctaagaactttatatactctagatcatatttaacggtatttatcgttaatttgaacacgttaagatcgaaaataagactatagtatcggagctccgatactatagatagtatagtagcctaattctatatgtatatatatttttactatttgagTTCTAGGCCAATCCAAATATGaatatatctaatattttatgaattttaattattaaagtaagattctaattttctttcaatattTTAAGACCGACAATCTAGCTTACTATTTACGAGTGAGTTTGTGTTCAGCTGGTgtaataaataagcaaaaaagaAGTAGCTTCTTCTTCTGAATTTGTGATACTATTTCTATTGAGTCCATACCATCGGAAGATCTGTCAATTCGAAAGAAAATTGTTACATTAGCATTTATTTCGGCAACATTAACATATTCAGCAACCAAACTTTGAATTGCGGCCAAACatgaaaattattgaaaaaaagaggaggggagaaaaaaacaaaggttTTGGCTTCTCATGCTATCTCTTTGAACCACCACCACACCCTTCAGTGTCATCACTTGGCATCTTAATCCATTCACTGCTCCTCCCTCTGCTCCTTCCACAAGTACATGCTTGTTTGTTTATATGATGGGGACATGACCAAgataaaagagaaagaggaggaataATGAGAAGAACATGAAAGGTTATTGAAGGCTCAAGTTTCCTTTTAAGCTACAAAAATGGTGGGGGTTGATGAGGATGCTGCAGCTCCTCCTACTACCAATCCAAAGAAGCAGCAGTTACTCTCATCTGCTATGAAGAGAACCACTGAATGGTCTCCCCCTCTTGctctcttacttttttttttttttttgttatgtgCAGTTCATTAAAGAAGATAAGAAAAAGTACATAGTATGAACACTCACTATCCTATTTCATTCACCTTTTAACCTTTTCAACTACTGTTGCTGTGTTTCCAAATTGATATGTTTTGCTTGTTTTGTTGTGTATTTGAAGAAGCAGCAGTTACTCTCATCTGCTATGAAGAGAACCACTGAATGGTCTCCCCCTCTTGCTCTCTtactttgtgatttttttttgttatgtgCAGTTCATTAAAGAAGATAAGAAAAAGTACATAGTATGAACACTCACTATCCTATTTCATTCACCTTTTAACCTTTTCAACTACTGTTGCTGTGTTTCCAAATTGATATGTTTTGCTTGTTTTGTTGTGTATTTGAAGATACATAGGTTGCTTTTATTACTGTGTTTTTACAGTACTTGCACACAaaagaaaatcacaaaatttctttattattatttttataggattttttcACAAGACATTCCCAGTGACATCACTGTTCAGGTTGGAGATGCCACCTTCAACTTACACAAGGTGCTTTAAATATGTGAGAAAGTAATATAATCTCCAAACTGTTTTATTAGAGCCCAACTCAAATGTTGAGTTCAATCCCTTCTTGCAGTTTCCTTTGATTTCCAGATGTGGTAAACTAAGGAAGTTGATCTCCCAATCCAATGACGCGCAAATCTCCTATATCGAAATCCCCGACGTGCCTGGCGGGCCCGAAGCATTCGAATTGGCGGCGAGATACTGCTACGGACTAAACTTCGAAATCACGACGGAAAACATCGCGACGCTCCGTTGCGCAGCTGAATATCTCGAAATGAACGAAGACTACGTGATCGGAAACCTGATCAGCCAAACAGAAGCATTCCTAGAGGAAGTAGCATTGATGAGCCTCTCGAATGCCGTAAATGTGCTGCGCAAATCTGAAGAGCTTCTTCCGATCTCTGAGAAAGTGAAACTAGTCAGTAGGTGTATCGATGCGATCGCGTACATAACCTGCAACGATAGCCAGCTCTGCTTATCGCTGAGGGGTGAGAGTAGCCATGAGAGTGCGGGCGCTTCTCTGGCGTCGCAGCCGAAGGCGATTGTGGAGTGGTGGGCTGAGGAGCTGACGGTGTTGAGGATCGATACGTTTCAAAGAGTTCTCGTGGCGATGAAGGCGCGGGGGCTTAAGGAGTACGCACTCGGGCCGCTTATCATGCTATATGCGCAGAAGTCTCTGCGAGGCTTGGTGAGTTGCCTAGTTTATAAGTGAACAACATTATAGTTTGAATCTCATATCCAAAACTGTTATTTGAATCTTTATGAATAGTAATGTTTCATATGTGTGTAACATATTCCTCTGCATCTATCGACACCGGAAACTCGGTGCAGGACATATTCGGGAGGGGAAGGAAAAGGATCGAGCCGAAACAAGAGCACGAGAAAAGGGTGGTCCTCGAAACCATCGTGAGCCTTTTGCCGAGGGAGAGGAACACAATGTCGGTAAGCTTTCTATCGATGCTTCTGAGGGCGGCGATATATCTCGAAACAACCATAGCCTGCAGGCTTGATCTGGAGAAGAGGATGGCCCTGCAACTAGGCCAGGCTGTTCTAGATGATCTGCTGATCCCTTCCTCTTCCTGCAACGGCGACACGATTTTCGACGTGGATACAGTCCAGAGGATCCTGATGAACTACCTCGAGCTCGAGGCGGAGGGGAGTCGGTTGGGTTATACGACCGACGACGATTTCATTTCTCCGCCGCCTCTGAGAATCAGCGACGTAGAGCAGGTTGGAAGGCTCATGGAGATCTACTTAGCTGAAATAGCTTCTGACCAGAACTTGAGTCTTGTGAGGTTCATCGGCCTCGCTGAACTGATCCCTGAACAAGCAAGAGTTACCGAAGACGGCACGTACAGAGCGATTGATATATACTTGAAGGTGCATTGCATTTTCAACTTACAAATTTCTCGCATGTTCGTCTCTTGAGGCGTGCAATTTGAAATGTAATGCTAGATTTAGTGATCTCCTAGTAGTAATGGACACTATAATCTTTGTGATAGTATATCTTGTATTGATATTCATAGGCTCACCCATCTTTATCCGACGCGGAAAGGAAAAGGGTTTGCGCCTTGATGGACTGCCAGAAGCTCTCAAGAGAAGCTTGTGCTCATGCCGCTCAGAACGATAGGCTCCCGGTGCAGATAGTAGTCCAGGTGCTTTACTACGAACAGCAACGCCTTCGAGATGCAATGAGTGGTGGCTTCATGTATGGGGATTCGCCTGCGCTTTCCTTAAAAGAGACTACATTGGGGACTAGATATCACAATCCACCGGACGAGCTGTCGCGCCTTCGACGAGAAAACGACGACCTCAAAATGGAAGTCCTGAAGATGAAAATGCAATTGAAAGAATTAGGCAATCGTTCGGGAAGCATACCGTCTGCGAATAAGCCTCCGCTGCCGAAGAAGTCGTTCATCGACTCCGTTTCTAAGAAGCTCGGGCGCCTCCCGTTTATGCGTTCGGATAGCGTTAAGCCtacaaaaacaaaagcaaagcCTCCAAAAGACCGAAGGCACTCGATCTCTTGATGTATCAGTGATTTGCTGAATTTTCTCTACCTCTTGAATTCATAGGTGTTTCATCTGTAAAATTGTTGCATCTTTAATTGTGTTGAGACTTGAGAGGTAATTGATGAAAAATGTCATGTTAATCTTTTTGAGGTTTGAAGAAAGATGATAGTTCTGTGGAGTCATGTAATTATCTTTGGTCGCTTCATGTACATAGTAACATTGTCATAAATTGGCTATATTTGATCCTGCTCAATAGCTATGAGTTTATAGAAGTTCACTTGTTCTTTTGCGCTGCTAATATTACTGATACATCAGTTCATGAATTGAGTAAGAATGAGGTAAGCATCCTGTTGGGGGGGATTGTAGGCTTAAAGGAGCCGGCATCCTGCAAttaggattaatggttagcgccaatgaTCCGACAATATGTACCTAAACTAACAACAGCGACAAATACATTAATAGAGGATACGATGTTCGCATTTGGAGCATATCATTATACAAAAAGCGTTTATCGCGAAAAGTCTAATGACATGACACCCTCGAACCGGAAAATGAAATAATTAAGAAGTATGTAACAACTGCTGATATAATCTGACATTTTTATCTTTGATAAAATTCCTGAATGATTACATGGGAACTAACTAACAACATCAGACATGTTAATAAAAGGATATGATACTAGCATCCAGAGAAGTCTAATAAGCATGATTAATGATGGAGAGTGATAGATCATTGGCATCCAGGATCATAGGATTGACAAGTGATGATCAATTAATGCGGAGTGATGGAGTATCCAGAGAAGTCTAATAAGCATGATTAATGATGGAGAGTGATAGATCATTGGCATTcgattaatatataataagataTCGTACAATGATTATATACATCTATCAAAGTTCTAATCAACCATCCGTTATCTCAATTTCGTGCATTATATGTGATGAATTATTGATTAGACTGTCTTTCTGTGGGGAGGCTccctatataattttttttcccttttatacTTCTTTAGCAGTTGACTGAACGGAGGACGACATCGTTGTATGAAGTGATCGCAATTCTAAACTTGAAATTGGAATGTTTTACTTCGCTGTAACCACAAATTAGGAAGATACAGATAAACTATATGCAAAATTAAGTTCATTATGCTATGCTATGTTCAAATTTAAACATTGGTAGAACCAAGGAGGATGCTTTAGCCCATCCTGCTTCATATGATCATCGATATTAAATCcgctcttcctctcattctgaAGCCTCGGAGCTACA
Above is a genomic segment from Ananas comosus cultivar F153 linkage group 15, ASM154086v1, whole genome shotgun sequence containing:
- the LOC109720993 gene encoding BTB/POZ domain-containing protein At5g67385 isoform X1, whose amino-acid sequence is MVGVDEDAAAPPTTNPKKQQLLSSAMKRTTEWIFSQDIPSDITVQVGDATFNLHKFPLISRCGKLRKLISQSNDAQISYIEIPDVPGGPEAFELAARYCYGLNFEITTENIATLRCAAEYLEMNEDYVIGNLISQTEAFLEEVALMSLSNAVNVLRKSEELLPISEKVKLVSRCIDAIAYITCNDSQLCLSLRGESSHESAGASLASQPKAIVEWWAEELTVLRIDTFQRVLVAMKARGLKEYALGPLIMLYAQKSLRGLDIFGRGRKRIEPKQEHEKRVVLETIVSLLPRERNTMSVSFLSMLLRAAIYLETTIACRLDLEKRMALQLGQAVLDDLLIPSSSCNGDTIFDVDTVQRILMNYLELEAEGSRLGYTTDDDFISPPPLRISDVEQVGRLMEIYLAEIASDQNLSLVRFIGLAELIPEQARVTEDGTYRAIDIYLKAHPSLSDAERKRVCALMDCQKLSREACAHAAQNDRLPVQIVVQVLYYEQQRLRDAMSGGFMYGDSPALSLKETTLGTRYHNPPDELSRLRRENDDLKMEVLKMKMQLKELGNRSGSIPSANKPPLPKKSFIDSVSKKLGRLPFMRSDSVKPTKTKAKPPKDRRHSIS
- the LOC109720993 gene encoding BTB/POZ domain-containing protein At5g67385 isoform X2 gives rise to the protein MPPSTYTRCFKYFPLISRCGKLRKLISQSNDAQISYIEIPDVPGGPEAFELAARYCYGLNFEITTENIATLRCAAEYLEMNEDYVIGNLISQTEAFLEEVALMSLSNAVNVLRKSEELLPISEKVKLVSRCIDAIAYITCNDSQLCLSLRGESSHESAGASLASQPKAIVEWWAEELTVLRIDTFQRVLVAMKARGLKEYALGPLIMLYAQKSLRGLDIFGRGRKRIEPKQEHEKRVVLETIVSLLPRERNTMSVSFLSMLLRAAIYLETTIACRLDLEKRMALQLGQAVLDDLLIPSSSCNGDTIFDVDTVQRILMNYLELEAEGSRLGYTTDDDFISPPPLRISDVEQVGRLMEIYLAEIASDQNLSLVRFIGLAELIPEQARVTEDGTYRAIDIYLKAHPSLSDAERKRVCALMDCQKLSREACAHAAQNDRLPVQIVVQVLYYEQQRLRDAMSGGFMYGDSPALSLKETTLGTRYHNPPDELSRLRRENDDLKMEVLKMKMQLKELGNRSGSIPSANKPPLPKKSFIDSVSKKLGRLPFMRSDSVKPTKTKAKPPKDRRHSIS